CTTTTAAAGTTTTTAGATCTATATCGTTTTTATAAAAGTTGTTGTAATTTGTTAAATCTATTTTATTCATTTTTCTCCTTAATTTTGGTAACCATTTTGGTAACCACTTTTTTTATAAAATAATAAGAGTTGTTAAACTCTTTATCTATTAATTTTTTACATTGTCATTCCAAAATCTTCTTCGGATTCTTGTTTTAGTTCTTTTTCTAAATTTAACATATCTTTTAACTCAGAAACACCTATATGAGATTTTATAAATGAAAATACTACTTCTTGGTTTGTTTTAATATCAAATTCATTTTTATATTGATGACGTTTTATATAATTAGGAGTTCCGTTTTGGTTTTTTAATTTTTTTATTTCAACCATTTTATCCAATAAAGATTCACACCTTGAATATGATTCATCATCTTTCTTTAAATCATTTTTTAAAAATTTTTTAAATGATTCCAATTTAAAAAAATTGGAAGATAGTATATATTTATTAAAATCATCTCTATTTTCTACTGTTTCAATTAAACGTTCTATAACTTCCTTATTTCCTTCTTCAACCAGTTTTTCTATCATTCCTGCCGAAGTTTCCTTATAGTAAATAAATTTATGTTTATGATTATTTATTACGTCCTGAACTTGATTTGTAAAGCTTTCATCATTCTCTTTTATTGAAGGTGTATAAGTATCAGAATTTAATAAAGATTCCTCAAATAAACCATAGAATATTTCATCTAAATTTTTAAAACTAGGTGTTTTAACTTTTAAAACATCGCCTGGATTGATTTTTAGTGAAGCAGTATTATAAATACCTTTAATTGAAAAGGATTTATTGTCTAAATATTGATAATTAAATCTATAATTATCTAATTTAGGTTTGGGACTTTCTAACTTATCTAAAAAATTATGAACTAAAAATAAATACTTAGTTTCATTTTCGACATAATTTTGTTCTGTCGCTCCTAATTCAATTTTTTTAAATATATTAAATAAATTAGTTGCCCAAGTATCGATATTATCTGCTCTAAATTTATATGTATATCTAATAGTTACACCACTTGTGCTTGTTTTTTCTATAACTATTGATTTAATATCGCTTTTATCCATGTTTTTCACCTTTTTTCCTTTTTTTGTTCATTATTATTTAAAAACGTTGTATTAAATTGAGCTCAATCAATTGTTTTAACATTATATTTAGACGCTTTTTCTAATGAATTTTTCCCCGGTTTTTCTCCTATTATTAAATAAGAAGTCGAAGCTTTGATTTTTAAATCAAAACTATAACCTTTTTCAAGTAGAATTTCTGCTATTCCATATCTAGTATAATCTTCAATTGAACCAGTAACAGCAATAGAAATTTCTGGATCTTTCATTATTTTTTTATTTTTCTTTTTTAATTTTTCTGTATATTTTTCTAAAGTTATATATTTCTTTGTTCTATATTTATTTGCTAAAAAATATTTATCTTCTAATTCCATTATTTTATTTTTCGCTTCCAATAATATTTTGCAATCCTCTAGCGATCTATGAGCAGCTTTATAATCGATATTTAATTTTTCACTTA
This genomic interval from Mesomycoplasma molare contains the following:
- a CDS encoding exonuclease domain-containing protein, whose translation is MKLECAWGHEIDWDNCVIFDLEYSEKDIIEIGALKIKNGEIIDTFSTLVLPDNFVKNVYARFNKIKSSEIKEKGIPTAKAMEQFINFIEDLDLVAHNAEKADIPVLEYTLEKLQWDLIENNKILDSKDFFQEHIKRKIDIESNRWSLGYLSEKLNIDYKAAHRSLEDCKILLEAKNKIMELEDKYFLANKYRTKKYITLEKYTEKLKKKNKKIMKDPEISIAVTGSIEDYTRYGIAEILLEKGYSFDLKIKASTSYLIIGEKPGKNSLEKASKYNVKTIDWAQFNTTFLNNNEQKKEKRWKTWIKAILNQ